In one Diabrotica virgifera virgifera chromosome 7, PGI_DIABVI_V3a genomic region, the following are encoded:
- the LOC126888831 gene encoding uncharacterized protein LOC126888831 — protein MPKIIDGEKYQKKYTEEELQTALDEINNGFSLREVSRRYKIPRATLQFRKSKKFTKPNLGPNPVLLPEEEKILVNWIFENHRKGFPRRKEDVQESVKQFLDSNPRDNPFINNRPGETWYKAFLRRNPEISLRTTEAVTAASANVSESDIRKWFFEVESFFIEKGLTEVLQYPDRILNADETCFNLCPKNSKVLAPRGASNVYEVEHASSKSNITVMFTFTASGGITPPMVVYPYKRLPANIAKSVPGEWGIGLSDTGWMKAELMCDYIENILYPHLKKVNTSFPVILFLDGHRTHMTYNLSILCKKLNIVLICLYPNSTRLLQPADVSAFKPIKSGWKKAVIQWRRDHHSETLSKEHFANVLKIAVEQTGKSETIKSGFKACGLYPWNPNALDYSKCLGGQKILTVESETKSENLSNTFLSYKDFSRIVGNRIIQEFNNDYKDVTENEQPLLFKLWKSFKHIPQAIEVIPVEQQTLNMPTDSTVHTEEPEPSDFNINEIPVLIVSHDQILDGLLDENIQIINVQDMPPEHTGTEQIELSRPNNNENTNEQRPPNLNETLQFAKTPKRKGNRNTEKITYAITSTQWIKRKAEEEESKKKIAAEKEERKRQRLEKKAVTVSKISKKVKSLKTAKKEKTQSKKTEKSINREIKDDDKPKMLNKLTEQPILPEKDSFNTCEDNWLLDKFLSDIPSSSSFQDNKKCDLKNIAIEKVKKSLFTDEVMETYKNNSLFKNPKLTEGLCFSCTYNFKEQNLGIKCNFCRRAYHISCINRLNMHKSNSQTFSCNICLKNQHKIN, from the coding sequence ATGCCTAAAATTATTGACGGAGAGAAATATCAAAAAAAGTATACAGAAGAAGAGCTTCAAACTGCCCTAGATGAAATAAACAACGGGTTTTCATTACGAGAAGTTTCAAGGCGCTATAAAATTCCAAGGGCAACCCTACAATttcgaaaaagtaaaaaatttacgAAACCAAATTTAGGACCTAATCCAGTTCTTctaccagaagaagaaaaaattttggtgAACTGGATTTTCGAAAATCATAGGAAAGGGTTTCCACGTCGAAAGGAAGATGTGCAGGAATCAGTTAAGCAGTTTCTTGATAGTAATCCCAGAGATAATCCTTTTATTAACAATCGTCCTGGCGAAACTTGGTACAAAGCTTTCCTACGAAGAAATCCCGAGATTTCTTTGCGTACAACAGAAGCTGTAACCGCGGCTAGCGCAAATGTTTCGGAAAGTGACATACGAAAATGGTTTTTTGAAGTTGAAAGTTTTTTCATAGAAAAAGGACTTACGGAAGTGTTACAGTACCCCGATCGTATTCTGAATGCAGATGAGACATGTTTTAATCTGTGCCCGAAAAACAGTAAAGTTCTAGCGCCTAGGGGGGCATCAAATGTTTATGAAGTAGAACATGCATCGTCTAAATCTAACATCACTGTGATGTTTACTTTTACAGCATCTGGAGGAATAACACCACCGATGGTCGTGTATCCATATAAACGGCTTCCTGCGAATATCGCCAAGTCTGTTCCTGGTGAATGGGGCATTGGCCTTTCTGATACGGGCTGGATGAAAGCAGAATTAATGTGTGATTATATTGAAAACATACTTTATCCGCATTTAAAAAAGGTGAATACGTCTTTTCCGGTCATTTTGTTTTTAGACGGTCATCGAACACACATGACGTACAACCTTAGTATCTTatgtaaaaaactaaatattGTTTTAATATGTCTATATCCTAACTCTACGAGACTTCTTCAACCGGCAGATGTGTCAGCTTTCAAGCCTATCAAAAGTGGATGGAAAAAGGCTGTTATACAATGGAGACGAGATCATCATTCAGAGACATTATCAAAAGAGCATTTTGCAAATGTTCTGAAAATTGCCGTGGAACAAACTGGAAAGTCAGAAACAATAAAAAGTGGATTCAAGGCTTGCGGACTATACCCTTGGAATCCAAACGCTTTAGATTATTCCAAGTGTCTTGGAGGacaaaaaatattgacagttgaaTCCGAAACAAAGTCAGAAAATCTAAGTAACACATTTTTAAGTTACAAAGATTTCTCTCGCATAGTAGGAAATCGCATTATTCAAGAATTTAACAATGATTATAAGGATGTCACAGAAAATGAACAACCACTGTTGTTTAAGTTATGGAAAAGTTTTAAACACATTCCTCAGGCCATAGAAGTGATTCCGGTGGAACAGCAAACTTTAAATATGCCTACCGATAGCACTGTCCATACAGAAGAGCCTGAACCTTCCGATTTCAACATTAATGAGATTCCTGTATTAATTGTAAGTCACGATCAAATATTAGATGGGCTGCTGGATGAAAATATTCAAATTATTAATGTCCAAGATATGCCCCCTGAACATACAGGCACGGAGCAAATTGAACTATCAAGGCCTAATAATAATGAAAACACAAACGAACAAAGACCTCCAAATCTGAATGAGACTTTGCAGTTTGCAAAGACACCTAAACGAAAAGGAAACAGAAACACCGAAAAAATAACATATGCAATTACATCTACCCAGTGGATTAAAAGAAAAGCTGAGGAGGAGGAATCTAAAAAAAAGATTGCTGCAGAAAAGGAGGAGAGAAAAAGACAACGTTTGGAAAAGAAGGCTGTTACAGTAAGCAAAATTTCCAAGAAggttaaaagtttaaaaactgcCAAGAAAGAAAAAACACAAAGTAAAAAAACAGAGAAAAGTATAAACCGAGAAATAAAAGATGATGATAAGCCTAAAATGTTGAACAAACTTACCGAGCAACCTATCTTACCAGAGAAGGATTCTTTTAATACATGTGAAGACAATTGGCTTCTTGATAAATTTTTGTCAGATATACCATCTTCCTCGTCTTTTCAAGATAACAAAAAATGTGATTTGAAAAATATTGCAATAGAGAAGGtaaaaaagagtttatttacCGATGAGGTAATggaaacctacaagaataattCGTTATTTAAAAATCCTAAGCTGACTGAGGGTCTTTGCTTCTCGTGTACTTATAATTTTAAAGAGCAAAATCTTGGAATTAAATGTAACTTTTGCCGAAGGGCCTACCACATTTCTTGCATAAATAGACTTAATATGCATAAATCAAATTCACAAACATTTAGCTGCAATATATGTCTAAAAAACcaacataaaattaattaa